One Lepus europaeus isolate LE1 chromosome 7, mLepTim1.pri, whole genome shotgun sequence DNA segment encodes these proteins:
- the LOC133764756 gene encoding olfactory receptor 8B8 produces the protein MAAENASSIAQFVLAGLTDQPGLQMPLFFLFLGSYVVTIVGNLGLITLIGLNSHLHTPMYFFLFNLSFIDFCYSTVITPKMLMSFVSKKNIISYAGCMTQLFFFLFFVVSESFILSAMAYDRYVAICKPLLYTLTMSPQVCLFLLLGVYWMGFAGAMAHTVCMARLTFCADNLVNHYMCDLLPLLERSCSSTFVNELVVFIVVGIDIGVPTVTIFISYALILSSILHIRSTEGRSKAFSTCSSHIVAVSLFFGSGAFMYLKPASLLPMNQGKVSSLFYTIVVPMLNPIIYSLRNKDVKVALRKTLSKHSFS, from the coding sequence ATGGCAGCCGAGAATGCCTCCTCCATAGCACAGTTCGTCCTCGCAGGCTTGACGGACCAGCCGGGACTCCAGATGCCCCTCTTCTTCCTATTTCTGGGTTCCTACGTGGTCACCATAGTGGGGAACCTGGGTTTGATAACCCTGATTGGGCTGAACTCTCACCTGCAcacccccatgtacttcttcctcttcAACCTCTCCTTCATAGATTTCTGCTATTCCACTGTCATCACCCCCAAAATGCTGATGAGCTTTGTCTCAAAGAAGAACATCATCTCCTATGCTGGGTGCATGACTCagctcttcttctttctcttctttgtcGTCTCGGAATCCTTCATCCTTTCGGCCATGGCATATGACCGCTATGTCGCCATCTGCAAACCCTTGTTGTACACACTCACcatgtctccccaggtgtgtctcttccttctgttgggtgTCTATTGGATGGGGTTTGCCGGGGCCATGGCGCACACGGTCTGCATGGCGAGACTGACCTTCTGTGCTGATAACCTTGTCAATCACTACATGTGTGACCTCCTTCCCCTTCTTGAACGCTCTTGCTCCAGTACCTTTGTGAACGAGCTGGTAGTTTTCATTGTTGTGGGCATTGATATTGGGGTTCCCACAGTCACCATCTTCATTTCATACGCTCTCATCCTGTCCAGCATCCTCCATATTCGCTCCACCGAGGGCAGGTCCAAGGCCTTCAGCACCTGCAGTTCCCACATTGTAgcagtttctcttttctttgggTCAGGGGCATTCATGTACCTCAAACCTGCTTCTCTTTTACCTATGAACCAGGGAAAAGTTTCCTCCTTATTCTACACCATTGTGGTGCCCATGCTGAATCCAATTATCTATAGCTTGAGGAATAAAGATGTCAAAGTTGCTCTGAGAAAAACCTTGAGCAAACATTCATTCTCTTAA
- the LOC133763972 gene encoding olfactory receptor 8B12-like: MTAENSSVTQFILAGLTDQPALRVPLFFLFLGFYVVTVVGNLGLIMLIRLNSHLHIPMYFFLFNLSFIDFSYSTTLTPKMLMGFVSTKNIISYAGCMTQFFFFCFFVFSESYILSAMAYDRYVAICKPLLYTVIMSPHVCLLLLLGVYGMGVFGAVAHMGNLMFMTFCADNLINHYMCDIIPLLELSCNSSTINLLLVFIIVTIGIGVPIVTIFISYGFILSSILRISSTEGRSKAFSTCSSHIMVVSLFFGSGAFMYLKPPSILPLDQGKVSSVFYTAVVPMLNPLIYSLRNKDVKIALMKTLNRKIFLEGV; the protein is encoded by the coding sequence ATGACTGCAGAGAACTCCTCTGTGACCCAGTTCATCCTTGCAGGCTTAACCGATCAGCCAGCGCTCCGGGTCCCCCTCTTCTTCCTGTTTCTAGGTTTCTATGTGGTCACCGTGGTGGGGAACCTGGGATTGATAATGCTGATTAGGCTGAACTCTCACCTGCATattcccatgtacttcttccttttcaatttgtcCTTCATAGATTTTAGTTACTCCACTACCCTCACCCCTAAAATGCTGATGGGTTTTGTGTCTACGAAAAACATCATTTCCTATGCAGGATGTATGACTcagttctttttcttctgtttctttgtattttctgaatCCTATATCCTGTCAGCAATGGCATATGACCGTTACGTTGCCATCTGTAAACCATTGTTGTACACAGTCATTATGTCTCCCCACGTCTGTTTGCTTCTTTTGTTGGGTGTCTATGGGATGGGTGTTTTTGGAGCTGTGGCCCATATGGGAAACTTAATGTTTATGACCTTTTGTGCAGACAACCTCATTAATCACTACATGTGTGATATCATTCCCCTCCTTGAGCTGTCCTGCAATAGCTCTACTATAAATTTGCTGCTGGTGTTTATTATTGTGACCATTGGCATTGGGGTGCCTATTGTTACCATATTCATCTCTTATGGTTTCATTCTTTCCAGCATCCTGCGTATTAGCTCCACCGAAGGTAGATCCAAAGCCTTCAGTACCTGTAGTTCCCACATAATGGTGGTATCTCTTTTCTTTGGATCAGGAGCTTTTATGTACCTTAAGCCACCTTCTATTTTgcccttggatcagggaaaagtGTCCTCTGTTTTCTATACTGCAGTGGTGCCTATGTTGAACCCATTAATCTATAGCTTGAGGAATAAGGATGTCAAAATTGCCCTGATGAAAACCTTGAATCGAAAAATTTTCCTTGAAGGTGTTTGA